In Streptomyces canus, one DNA window encodes the following:
- a CDS encoding class I SAM-dependent methyltransferase, with protein MAAAAPKPEILAAFEAAKGFMPLGEGLALHEAALDAGRLGLPLLEVGTYCGRSAILLADAAREAGVTALTVDHHRGSEEQQPGWDYHDPETVDAELGLMDTLPTFRRTLHRAGLEEHVVALVGRSPQIAKVWGSPLGLVFIDGGHTDEHANADYEGWAPHVAEGGLLVIHDVFPEPEDEFTGQAPYRVYLRALASGAFTEVSANDSLRVLRRVRAGI; from the coding sequence ATGGCCGCGGCCGCACCCAAGCCCGAGATCCTCGCCGCCTTCGAGGCTGCCAAGGGGTTCATGCCCCTGGGTGAGGGGCTGGCCCTCCATGAAGCCGCTCTGGACGCCGGGCGGCTCGGGCTGCCGCTCCTGGAGGTCGGTACGTACTGTGGCCGGTCCGCGATCCTGCTGGCCGACGCCGCCCGGGAGGCCGGGGTCACCGCGCTGACCGTCGATCACCATCGCGGCAGCGAGGAGCAGCAGCCGGGGTGGGACTACCACGATCCGGAGACCGTGGACGCCGAGCTCGGGCTGATGGACACGCTGCCCACCTTCCGCAGGACCCTCCACCGGGCCGGACTGGAGGAGCACGTGGTCGCCCTGGTCGGCCGTTCTCCCCAGATCGCGAAAGTCTGGGGCTCCCCTCTCGGTCTGGTCTTCATCGACGGCGGTCACACCGACGAGCACGCCAACGCCGACTACGAGGGCTGGGCCCCGCACGTGGCCGAGGGCGGGCTGCTCGTCATCCACGACGTGTTCCCCGAGCCGGAGGACGAGTTCACCGGTCAGGCGCCCTACCGGGTCTACCTCCGGGCCCTCGCCTCCGGCGCCTTCACCGAGGTCTCGGCGAACGACTCGCTGCGGGTGTTGCGGCGGGTGCGGGCGGGGATCTGA
- a CDS encoding MFS transporter — protein sequence MTHTPTDQPTRRASGAVVPVLAFAGIVVAVMQTLLVPVIKDLPQLLDTAPSNATWVLTSTLLSGAVATPIMGRLGDLYGKRRLLILSLAVMVVGALVSALTSDLLTMIAGRTLQGFAMGAIPLGIGLMRDMLPREKLGSAMALMSSSIGVGGGLALPLAALIAQHADWHALFYGAAGIGALAIALTLLVVPESPARAEGTFDVLGAIGLSVGLVLFLLPITKGSDWGWSSGTTLGLFAASAVVLLLWGVMELRVKAPLVDLRTTARPAVLFTNLASIMVGVSFYVVSLVLPQLLQLPKATGYGLGQSMVVAGLLVAPLGLTMMFTAPVYARLSAKYGPKFTLILGMLIIAIGYGAGLGLMSAAWQSLVIAVVLGAGIGLAYSSLPALIVGAVPASETGAANGLNTLMRSIGTSVSSAVIGMVLANTANNVGGVAIPTMHGFRLSFLIATGAVAVGLLMALFLPKPNRAPQLRASSEEEAGIERADEVLRGFRGRVLDSAGTPVPRAKVTLIDRRGRQAGATLSGDDGTYVLTVPAQGAYVLAARATGHGPLASSATHAGDDRAIDLDLALPGETVTA from the coding sequence ATGACGCACACGCCGACCGACCAGCCCACCCGGAGAGCGTCCGGCGCTGTCGTCCCGGTGCTCGCCTTCGCGGGCATCGTGGTCGCGGTGATGCAGACCCTGCTCGTCCCGGTCATCAAGGACCTGCCGCAACTGCTGGACACCGCGCCCAGCAACGCCACCTGGGTCCTGACATCCACCCTGCTCTCGGGCGCCGTCGCCACCCCGATCATGGGCCGCCTCGGCGACCTGTACGGCAAGCGCCGCCTGCTGATCCTCAGCCTCGCCGTGATGGTCGTGGGCGCCCTGGTCAGCGCCCTCACCAGCGACCTGCTCACGATGATCGCCGGCCGCACCCTCCAGGGCTTCGCGATGGGCGCGATCCCCCTCGGCATCGGCCTCATGCGGGACATGCTGCCCCGCGAGAAGCTCGGCTCGGCCATGGCCCTGATGAGCTCCTCGATCGGCGTCGGCGGCGGCCTGGCGCTGCCCCTCGCGGCACTGATCGCCCAGCACGCCGACTGGCACGCCCTCTTCTACGGCGCCGCGGGCATCGGCGCGCTCGCCATCGCCCTCACCCTCCTCGTCGTCCCCGAGTCCCCGGCGCGCGCCGAGGGCACCTTCGACGTCCTGGGCGCGATCGGCCTCTCCGTCGGCCTTGTCCTCTTCCTCCTGCCGATCACCAAGGGCAGCGACTGGGGCTGGTCCTCCGGCACCACGCTCGGCCTGTTCGCCGCGTCGGCCGTCGTCCTCCTCCTGTGGGGCGTCATGGAACTGCGCGTGAAGGCCCCCCTGGTCGACCTGCGCACCACGGCCCGCCCGGCGGTCCTCTTCACCAACCTGGCGTCGATCATGGTGGGTGTCTCGTTCTACGTCGTCTCGCTCGTCCTTCCCCAGCTGCTCCAGCTCCCGAAGGCGACCGGCTACGGCCTCGGCCAGTCGATGGTCGTCGCGGGCCTGCTGGTCGCTCCGCTGGGCCTGACGATGATGTTCACGGCGCCCGTCTACGCCCGGCTGTCGGCGAAGTACGGCCCCAAGTTCACCCTCATCCTCGGCATGCTGATCATCGCGATCGGCTACGGCGCCGGGCTGGGCCTCATGAGCGCGGCCTGGCAGAGCCTCGTCATCGCGGTGGTCCTGGGCGCGGGCATCGGGCTCGCCTACTCCTCCCTGCCCGCGCTGATCGTGGGCGCGGTCCCGGCCTCGGAGACGGGGGCGGCGAACGGGCTCAACACGCTGATGCGCTCCATCGGTACGTCCGTGTCGAGCGCCGTGATCGGCATGGTGCTGGCGAACACGGCGAACAACGTCGGGGGCGTCGCGATACCGACCATGCACGGGTTCCGGCTCTCCTTCCTGATCGCGACCGGCGCGGTGGCGGTCGGGCTGCTGATGGCCCTGTTCCTGCCGAAGCCCAACCGGGCGCCGCAGCTGCGTGCGAGCAGCGAGGAGGAGGCGGGAATCGAGCGGGCCGACGAGGTGCTGCGTGGCTTCCGTGGCCGCGTCCTCGACTCCGCGGGCACGCCGGTCCCCCGGGCCAAGGTCACGTTGATCGACCGGCGGGGACGGCAGGCCGGGGCGACGCTCTCCGGTGACGACGGCACGTACGTCCTCACCGTCCCCGCCCAGGGCGCCTACGTCCTCGCCGCGCGCGCCACCGGCCACGGCCCCCTCGCCTCCTCGGCCACCCACGCGGGCGACGACCGCGCGATCGACCTCGACCTGGCCCTGCCGGGCGAGACGGTCACGGCCTGA
- a CDS encoding MFS transporter: MTAMLEAAEVARRPRRPRSAPPAWLVVALACAGQFLVVLDVSVVNVALPSMRADLGMSESGLQWVVNAYSIAFAGFMLLGGRAGDLYGRKRMFLVGLGLFTAASLAGGLAQGDAQLLIARAVQGLGAAVLAPATLTIVTSAVPEGAARARAIATWTAVGAGGGAAGGFVGGLLVDTLSWRWVLLINVPVGALVLLGSLLWLTESRSGDGRRLDLPGALLVTGGLAVLAYGISQTEAEGWAAAATLLPLAAGLALVGGFLLVESRTTAPLMPLGLLRVRAVASANAAMFLSGSAMFSMWYFMTLYAQNVLGYSPLAAGAALIPTSLAIVVGSKLAPRFMRRFGARWVAVLGTTVAVAGFAWQSTMTADGGYVTAIMCPGILMMLGAGLATTPLASLATSGAAPGEAGLVSGLVNTSRTMGGSLGLAGLSTLAAARTGDVASAEALTEGYALAFRVGTGVLLGGVVLMLAWLPRKISAN; this comes from the coding sequence ATGACGGCCATGCTCGAAGCCGCTGAAGTCGCCCGCAGGCCCCGCCGTCCCCGGTCCGCGCCGCCCGCCTGGCTGGTGGTGGCGCTGGCGTGCGCGGGCCAGTTCCTGGTCGTGCTCGACGTGTCCGTCGTCAATGTGGCGCTGCCGTCCATGCGCGCCGACCTGGGCATGAGCGAGTCCGGACTTCAGTGGGTCGTGAACGCCTACTCCATCGCCTTCGCCGGGTTCATGCTCCTCGGCGGCCGGGCCGGTGACCTCTACGGCCGCAAGCGGATGTTCCTGGTCGGCCTCGGCCTGTTCACGGCGGCCTCGCTGGCCGGCGGGCTGGCCCAGGGGGACGCCCAACTGCTGATCGCGCGGGCCGTGCAGGGGCTGGGTGCGGCGGTGCTGGCGCCCGCGACGCTGACCATTGTCACGTCGGCCGTCCCGGAGGGGGCCGCGCGGGCCCGGGCCATCGCCACCTGGACGGCCGTGGGTGCAGGGGGCGGCGCCGCGGGCGGATTCGTCGGCGGACTCCTGGTGGACACCCTGTCCTGGCGCTGGGTGCTGCTGATCAACGTGCCCGTCGGCGCGCTGGTCCTGCTGGGCTCACTGCTGTGGCTGACCGAGAGCCGCAGCGGGGACGGGCGGCGCCTCGACCTGCCGGGAGCGCTGCTGGTCACCGGGGGACTGGCGGTATTGGCGTACGGCATCTCGCAGACCGAGGCCGAGGGGTGGGCGGCGGCCGCCACCCTGCTCCCGCTGGCCGCCGGGCTCGCGCTGGTGGGGGGCTTCCTCCTCGTCGAGTCCCGTACGACGGCTCCGCTGATGCCCCTCGGGCTGCTGAGGGTGCGGGCGGTGGCGTCGGCGAACGCGGCGATGTTCCTGAGCGGCTCCGCGATGTTCTCCATGTGGTATTTCATGACGCTTTACGCCCAGAACGTCCTCGGCTACTCCCCCCTGGCCGCCGGGGCCGCACTGATCCCGACCTCGCTGGCGATCGTGGTCGGCTCGAAGCTCGCCCCGCGCTTCATGCGCCGGTTCGGGGCGCGGTGGGTGGCGGTGCTCGGCACGACGGTCGCGGTCGCCGGGTTCGCCTGGCAGTCGACGATGACCGCGGACGGCGGCTATGTGACCGCGATCATGTGCCCCGGGATCCTGATGATGCTGGGCGCCGGTCTCGCCACGACCCCGCTCGCCTCGCTGGCCACGTCCGGGGCGGCGCCGGGGGAGGCCGGGCTGGTGTCGGGGCTGGTCAACACCTCGCGCACGATGGGCGGCTCACTGGGGCTCGCCGGCCTGTCGACGCTGGCGGCGGCGCGGACGGGGGACGTGGCTTCGGCGGAGGCGCTGACGGAGGGGTACGCGTTGGCGTTCCGGGTGGGGACGGGGGTGCTGCTCGGCGGGGTGGTGCTGATGCTGGCGTGGCTGCCGCGAAAGATCTCCGCGAACTGA
- a CDS encoding SigE family RNA polymerase sigma factor, with protein sequence MGDRKQARDEEFQSFVIGRWPRLMRTAFLLTGEQHAAEDLVQSTLEQAYVAWRRVGSADDPEAYVRRVMINAHARKHRRKLREFLARGDDSGLVREIADTGDRIAQADDRSALLTALAQLPPRQREAVVLRYWEDLTETQTAEAMGCSVGSVKSNAAKGIAKLRAIPGLADMVTQGGRK encoded by the coding sequence ATGGGGGATCGGAAACAGGCTCGGGACGAGGAGTTCCAGAGCTTTGTCATCGGCCGCTGGCCGCGGCTGATGCGGACGGCATTTCTCCTCACGGGGGAGCAGCACGCCGCGGAGGACCTGGTCCAGTCGACGCTCGAACAGGCCTATGTGGCCTGGCGCAGGGTCGGCTCGGCGGACGATCCGGAGGCGTATGTACGGCGCGTGATGATCAACGCGCACGCACGCAAGCACCGCAGGAAGCTCAGGGAGTTCCTGGCGCGGGGGGACGACTCGGGCCTGGTGCGCGAGATCGCCGACACCGGTGACCGCATCGCCCAGGCCGACGACCGCAGCGCCCTGCTGACGGCGCTGGCCCAACTGCCGCCCCGGCAGCGGGAAGCCGTGGTCCTGCGGTACTGGGAGGACCTGACCGAGACACAGACGGCCGAGGCGATGGGCTGCTCGGTCGGCTCGGTGAAGAGCAACGCGGCCAAGGGGATCGCGAAACTTCGCGCCATACCCGGACTGGCCGACATGGTGACGCAGGGAGGGCGGAAGTGA
- a CDS encoding RNA-guided endonuclease InsQ/TnpB family protein: protein MSGVKEGGAVGHARWTFRLRVSSTAERALLAEWDRCRWVWNECVAKSQQTDLWNKNRPEDADQATCGPARLDTMLTEARAKTPWLREGSSVPQQQIIRDFGNSRAKAHKDIRERLPQYRRAGMPKYKRKREADPSLNYTKRGFRLKDGRLHLAGNIALTVVWSRDLPAEPSSVRVYRDTLGQWYASFVVPAEVQPLPRTGQVIGIDWGVRETATTTSDTHDLPHAQYGKKAQAKLSRYDRMMARRKPATGQAASKGYREAKKLRAKAYKQVSRQRQDTGRKWAKRVVGDHDAIAVEDFRPKFLAKSTMARKAADAAIGATKKALLEMARKHGRIVHLVHPAHTTMDCAQCGARTKHALPLSERTYACAACGTVSPRDKNSARVMLVRAGLNPAGADGARPGGTLFRQAA, encoded by the coding sequence GTGTCGGGGGTGAAGGAGGGCGGGGCCGTCGGGCATGCCCGGTGGACGTTCCGGCTGCGTGTGTCGTCGACCGCTGAGCGTGCGCTGCTGGCGGAGTGGGACCGGTGCCGGTGGGTCTGGAACGAGTGCGTCGCCAAGTCCCAGCAGACCGACCTGTGGAACAAGAACCGCCCCGAAGACGCCGACCAGGCGACGTGCGGTCCGGCCCGGCTCGACACGATGCTGACCGAAGCCCGCGCGAAGACGCCGTGGCTGCGTGAGGGGTCATCGGTTCCCCAGCAGCAGATCATCCGGGACTTCGGCAACTCCCGCGCGAAGGCGCACAAGGACATCCGCGAACGTCTGCCGCAGTATCGCCGGGCCGGGATGCCGAAGTACAAGAGAAAGCGTGAGGCCGACCCGAGCCTGAACTACACCAAGCGCGGCTTCCGGCTGAAGGACGGCCGTCTGCACCTCGCAGGCAACATCGCCCTGACGGTCGTGTGGTCGCGGGATCTTCCCGCCGAACCTTCCTCGGTGCGTGTATACCGTGACACCCTCGGGCAGTGGTACGCCTCGTTCGTCGTGCCCGCCGAAGTCCAGCCGCTGCCCCGGACCGGCCAGGTGATCGGGATCGACTGGGGTGTCAGGGAGACCGCGACCACCACCAGCGACACCCACGACCTCCCGCATGCCCAGTACGGGAAGAAAGCTCAGGCGAAGCTGTCGCGGTACGACCGCATGATGGCCCGCCGCAAACCCGCCACAGGACAGGCAGCCTCCAAGGGCTACCGCGAGGCGAAGAAGCTGCGGGCCAAGGCGTACAAGCAGGTGTCCCGGCAGCGGCAGGACACCGGCCGCAAGTGGGCCAAGCGCGTGGTGGGCGACCACGACGCCATCGCCGTGGAGGACTTCCGGCCGAAGTTCCTCGCGAAGTCGACCATGGCGAGGAAGGCCGCCGATGCCGCCATCGGTGCCACCAAGAAGGCCCTGTTGGAGATGGCCCGCAAGCACGGCAGGATTGTGCACCTGGTCCATCCCGCGCACACCACGATGGACTGCGCCCAGTGCGGAGCGAGAACCAAGCACGCACTACCCCTGTCCGAACGAACCTATGCCTGCGCCGCGTGCGGAACCGTCTCGCCCAGAGACAAGAACTCCGCCCGCGTGATGCTGGTCCGGGCTGGTCTCAACCCGGCTGGTGCTGATGGCGCAAGACCCGGCGGGACGCTGTTCCGCCAGGCAGCCTGA
- a CDS encoding response regulator transcription factor: MPREHRAAKSIRVLLAEDQGMMRGALALLLGMEPDIEVVAQVAAGDAIVDAALVHRPDVALLDIELPGMSGLDAAAELRDQAPDCRVLILTTFGRPGYLRRAMEAGAAGFLVKDGPVEELAVSIRRVLTGETVIDPALAAAALSAGPNPLTARECDVLKASTDGATVADIAGKLHLSESTVRNYLSSAIGKTGTRNRMEAVRAARQQGWL; the protein is encoded by the coding sequence ATGCCCCGGGAGCACCGGGCCGCCAAGTCCATCCGCGTACTGCTCGCCGAGGACCAGGGCATGATGCGTGGGGCGCTCGCGCTGCTGCTCGGGATGGAGCCGGACATCGAGGTCGTGGCCCAGGTCGCGGCCGGGGACGCCATCGTGGACGCGGCGCTCGTCCACCGCCCCGACGTGGCGCTGCTCGACATCGAGCTGCCAGGGATGAGCGGTCTGGACGCGGCCGCCGAACTGCGCGACCAGGCGCCGGACTGCCGGGTGCTGATCCTGACCACCTTCGGACGACCCGGCTACCTCCGCCGGGCCATGGAGGCGGGTGCCGCCGGTTTCCTCGTCAAGGACGGTCCCGTGGAGGAGCTGGCGGTCTCGATCCGCCGGGTGCTGACCGGCGAGACCGTGATCGACCCCGCCCTCGCCGCGGCCGCCCTGAGCGCCGGCCCGAACCCCCTCACCGCCCGCGAGTGCGATGTCCTCAAGGCGTCCACGGACGGCGCGACGGTCGCCGACATCGCGGGCAAGCTCCACCTCTCCGAGTCCACCGTCCGCAACTACCTCTCCTCCGCCATCGGCAAGACGGGCACCCGCAACCGGATGGAGGCCGTACGGGCGGCCCGGCAGCAGGGGTGGCTTTGA
- a CDS encoding sensor histidine kinase, whose translation MTTGDKLSCRVDEIREKVREARKHQRYYEANKQRLNAEYKAAQRAGEVPTNAGLGSGFGLLPWLLLGMGAFSNLFQGEASNPWIGGLGLLTFNSLYIYVAFRSFHKQTRDAVSTRVALVLMGLVTCGLAMAYGGNWLLFFPLFGLATGAVVRLPHLRWVGAVVAVVAGAVSVYRDGWGGLDTAYATWISTMVTAAIMSLSEAVRQLREAREELARRAVEEERMRFSRDLHDLLGHTLSVIVVKSEAVRRLAPRDLDAALVQVSDIESVGRQALTEIREAVTGYREGSLSADLDLAASALRAAGIEPVVHRSGHPLAAQTEALLGWVVREAVTNAVRHSGAERCEISVRGSAERVRLRVWDDGRGAAAGTAPTVRERGGECGGECGVENAGTVSIPVVGGTGLKGLAERLAAAGGSLEAGPGSRGGFVVRAELPVESVAPERPGEPAGAVRGASIGEVAG comes from the coding sequence ATGACAACAGGGGACAAGCTCTCGTGCCGCGTGGACGAGATCCGCGAGAAGGTCCGCGAGGCGCGGAAGCACCAGCGGTACTACGAGGCGAACAAGCAGCGCCTCAACGCCGAGTACAAGGCCGCGCAGCGGGCCGGGGAGGTCCCCACGAACGCGGGCCTGGGCAGCGGCTTCGGTCTGCTGCCGTGGCTGCTGTTGGGGATGGGCGCCTTCTCCAACCTCTTCCAGGGCGAGGCCTCCAACCCGTGGATCGGCGGCCTGGGGCTGCTCACGTTCAACTCGCTCTACATCTACGTCGCCTTCCGCTCGTTCCACAAGCAGACCCGGGACGCGGTCTCCACCCGGGTGGCGCTGGTGTTGATGGGCCTGGTCACCTGCGGTCTGGCGATGGCGTACGGCGGCAACTGGCTGCTGTTCTTCCCCCTGTTCGGCCTCGCGACGGGCGCGGTCGTGCGGTTGCCGCACCTGCGGTGGGTGGGTGCGGTGGTGGCCGTGGTCGCCGGCGCGGTCTCCGTCTACCGCGACGGCTGGGGCGGACTCGACACCGCGTACGCCACGTGGATCTCCACGATGGTGACGGCCGCGATCATGTCCCTCTCCGAGGCGGTACGGCAGTTGCGGGAGGCCCGCGAGGAACTGGCCCGGCGTGCGGTCGAGGAGGAGCGGATGCGGTTCTCCCGCGATCTGCACGACCTGCTCGGGCACACCCTGTCGGTGATCGTGGTGAAGTCGGAGGCGGTCCGGCGCCTCGCCCCCCGCGATCTGGACGCGGCGCTCGTCCAGGTCTCCGACATCGAGTCGGTCGGCCGCCAGGCGCTCACCGAGATCCGCGAGGCGGTGACCGGCTACCGCGAGGGCAGCCTCAGCGCGGACCTCGACCTGGCCGCCTCGGCCCTGCGCGCCGCGGGCATCGAGCCGGTCGTCCACCGCTCCGGCCACCCGCTCGCGGCCCAGACCGAGGCCCTGCTGGGCTGGGTGGTCCGCGAGGCGGTCACCAACGCGGTACGGCACAGCGGGGCGGAGCGCTGCGAGATCTCCGTGCGGGGCTCGGCGGAACGGGTACGGCTGCGGGTCTGGGACGACGGCCGGGGGGCGGCGGCGGGCACGGCGCCGACCGTGCGTGAACGCGGAGGTGAGTGCGGGGGTGAGTGCGGGGTTGAGAACGCCGGCACGGTGTCCATCCCGGTCGTCGGCGGCACCGGTCTCAAGGGGCTCGCCGAGCGGCTGGCCGCGGCCGGTGGGTCGTTGGAGGCGGGCCCGGGGTCACGGGGCGGATTCGTGGTGCGGGCCGAGCTGCCGGTCGAGTCGGTGGCGCCGGAGCGGCCGGGGGAGCCGGCGGGGGCGGTGCGCGGAGCCTCCATCGGCGAGGTGGCCGGGTGA
- a CDS encoding MaoC/PaaZ C-terminal domain-containing protein: MPIDAAKALAAEPRTGEISWNTKDVQLYHLGIGAGSHPDKPSPATDPDELRYTLESRLHVLPSFATVAGSGAPGVISGLSLPGIDVDLAKVLHGGQALTIHRPLPAEGTATATHRIAAVYDKGKAAVLVMRTDVADAEGPLWTNDAQIFVRGEGGWGGDRGPSARLDPPAGEPDRTVQRPIREDQALLYRLSGDWNPLHADPEFAKVAGFERPILHGLCTYGMTLKAVVDTLLGGDVTRVRSYVTRFAGVVYPGETLRIRMWHTPESTRVAVGAVERDDAPVLADTIVEHS, translated from the coding sequence ATGCCCATCGACGCAGCCAAGGCCCTCGCCGCCGAGCCCCGGACCGGCGAGATCTCCTGGAACACCAAGGACGTCCAGCTCTACCACCTCGGCATCGGGGCGGGCTCGCATCCTGACAAACCCAGCCCCGCCACCGATCCCGACGAACTGCGCTACACCCTCGAATCCCGGCTGCACGTCCTGCCGAGCTTCGCCACGGTGGCGGGCTCGGGGGCGCCGGGAGTGATCAGCGGTCTGTCCTTGCCCGGCATCGACGTCGATCTCGCCAAGGTCCTGCACGGCGGCCAGGCACTGACCATCCATCGTCCCCTCCCCGCCGAGGGCACGGCGACCGCCACCCACCGCATCGCCGCCGTGTACGACAAGGGCAAGGCGGCCGTCCTGGTCATGCGGACCGATGTCGCGGACGCCGAGGGCCCGTTGTGGACCAACGACGCCCAGATCTTCGTACGGGGGGAAGGCGGCTGGGGTGGCGACCGAGGGCCCTCCGCCCGCCTCGACCCCCCGGCCGGCGAGCCCGACCGGACCGTGCAGCGCCCCATCCGCGAGGACCAGGCCCTGCTCTACCGCCTCTCCGGCGACTGGAACCCGCTGCACGCCGACCCGGAGTTCGCCAAGGTCGCCGGGTTCGAACGGCCCATCCTGCACGGGCTGTGCACCTACGGCATGACGCTCAAGGCGGTCGTCGACACGCTGCTCGGCGGGGACGTGACCCGGGTGCGGTCGTATGTCACCCGGTTCGCCGGGGTCGTGTACCCCGGGGAGACCCTGCGGATCCGTATGTGGCACACGCCGGAGTCCACCCGGGTCGCCGTCGGCGCGGTCGAGCGGGACGACGCGCCCGTCCTCGCCGACACCATCGTCGAACACTCCTGA
- a CDS encoding Zn-dependent alcohol dehydrogenase: protein MRAAVLHEIGQEKLEVLDDVEAVGFGPGRVRIRVRATGLCHSDLSAMAGVLPQPAPFVPGHEGAGEILEVGQGVSHLKAGDRVVVCWLPACGACPACKRGQTELCLAGFMNAGTPNFRRSGGDVFGFAGTGTFTEEVVVDAGCAVPIPDDVPFDIAALIGCGVTTGLGAALNTADVEAGSSVAVIGCGGVGISAIQGARLKGAAEIVAVDPVASRREAALEFGATRAVSPDELADAKQQVTAGEGFDYVFEVVGKSATARTAYETTRRGGTLVVVGAGAMDDFLQLNMFELFFDEKRILPSMYGGGDVLRSYERTIALWRAGRVDLDRLITHRVPLSEINEALDQMRTGASLRTCIEI from the coding sequence ATGCGCGCAGCCGTACTGCACGAGATCGGCCAGGAAAAGCTCGAGGTCCTCGATGACGTCGAGGCGGTGGGCTTCGGACCCGGCAGGGTACGGATCAGGGTCCGGGCCACCGGACTGTGCCACTCGGACCTGTCCGCCATGGCCGGGGTCCTCCCGCAGCCCGCGCCCTTCGTCCCCGGACACGAAGGCGCGGGCGAGATCCTCGAAGTCGGGCAAGGCGTCAGCCACTTGAAGGCCGGCGACCGGGTCGTCGTCTGCTGGCTGCCCGCCTGCGGTGCCTGTCCCGCCTGCAAGCGCGGCCAGACCGAACTGTGCCTGGCCGGCTTCATGAACGCGGGCACCCCCAACTTCCGGCGCTCCGGCGGCGATGTGTTCGGCTTCGCGGGCACCGGCACCTTCACCGAGGAGGTCGTCGTCGACGCGGGCTGCGCGGTGCCGATACCCGACGACGTGCCCTTCGACATCGCGGCACTGATCGGCTGCGGGGTCACCACCGGACTCGGCGCCGCGCTCAACACCGCGGACGTGGAGGCCGGTTCGTCGGTCGCCGTCATCGGCTGCGGCGGCGTCGGCATCTCCGCCATCCAGGGGGCCCGTCTCAAGGGAGCCGCCGAGATCGTCGCCGTCGACCCGGTCGCCTCGCGCCGCGAGGCCGCCCTCGAGTTCGGCGCCACCCGAGCCGTCTCCCCGGACGAACTGGCCGACGCCAAACAGCAGGTGACCGCGGGCGAGGGCTTCGACTACGTGTTCGAGGTCGTCGGCAAGTCGGCGACCGCCAGGACGGCGTACGAGACCACCCGGCGCGGCGGCACCCTCGTCGTCGTCGGCGCGGGCGCCATGGACGACTTCCTCCAGCTCAACATGTTCGAGCTGTTCTTCGACGAGAAGCGCATCCTGCCGTCCATGTACGGCGGTGGGGACGTCCTGCGCTCCTACGAACGGACCATCGCCCTGTGGCGGGCCGGCCGCGTCGACCTGGACCGTCTGATCACCCACCGGGTGCCGCTGAGCGAGATCAACGAGGCGCTCGACCAGATGCGCACGGGAGCCTCGCTCCGTACGTGCATCGAGATCTGA
- a CDS encoding 3-oxoacyl-ACP reductase produces MTEPLPLEGLTAIVTGAGRGLGRAEAMELARLGAAVVVNDYGQPGRDGSGEASAGPAEQVADEIRAAGGQAVAHTGDVADHQQAGRLVGLAIAEFGKLDILVNNAGILRDRMVFSMTEGEWDAVIRVHLKGHFNTTRFAAAHWRERSKAAAGPVYGRIVNTSSEAFLAGSAGQPNYAAAKGGIVGLTTSTALALAKYGVTANAICPRARTRMTEDVFAGLEQPESGLDPLAPEHVAPLVGYLASPAAERVNGQLMVVHGGMVVVVERPRVQAKFDSKQDTFTYDELDALLTPHYARRPAEETFAAAEVLGLKRE; encoded by the coding sequence ATGACCGAGCCACTGCCCCTCGAAGGGCTCACGGCGATCGTCACCGGCGCGGGCCGGGGGCTGGGCCGGGCCGAGGCGATGGAGCTGGCCCGGCTCGGCGCTGCCGTGGTCGTCAACGACTACGGACAGCCGGGCCGGGACGGTTCCGGCGAGGCCTCCGCGGGCCCCGCCGAGCAGGTCGCCGACGAGATCCGGGCCGCGGGCGGCCAGGCCGTCGCCCACACCGGCGATGTCGCCGACCACCAACAGGCCGGTCGGCTCGTCGGGTTGGCGATCGCCGAGTTCGGCAAGCTCGACATCCTCGTCAACAACGCGGGCATCCTGCGCGACCGCATGGTCTTCTCCATGACCGAGGGCGAGTGGGACGCGGTGATCCGGGTCCACCTCAAGGGCCACTTCAACACGACCCGGTTCGCGGCCGCCCACTGGCGGGAGCGGTCCAAGGCGGCGGCAGGGCCGGTGTACGGCCGTATCGTGAACACCTCCTCGGAGGCGTTCCTCGCCGGGTCCGCGGGACAGCCCAACTACGCGGCCGCCAAAGGCGGAATCGTCGGGCTCACCACCTCGACGGCCCTCGCACTCGCCAAGTACGGCGTGACGGCCAACGCCATCTGCCCGCGTGCCCGCACCCGGATGACCGAGGACGTCTTCGCCGGCCTCGAGCAGCCCGAGTCGGGACTCGACCCCCTCGCCCCCGAGCATGTCGCCCCGCTCGTCGGCTACTTGGCCTCACCGGCGGCCGAGCGCGTCAACGGCCAGCTGATGGTCGTCCACGGAGGGATGGTCGTGGTCGTCGAACGACCGCGGGTGCAGGCCAAGTTCGACAGCAAGCAGGACACCTTCACCTACGACGAACTGGACGCCCTCCTCACCCCGCACTACGCGCGGCGGCCGGCGGAGGAGACGTTCGCGGCGGCCGAAGTGCTGGGACTCAAAAGGGAGTGA